GACACCGGTGGTGACAAGGAAGATCACGTACTGGATCGCAGAGGAATACAAAGTGGCGTTGTTGTCCTGGAAGGTTGTGTTAGCCAGCAACATTCGCTGATTCGGGATAAGACATCGGACTCACCATGCCGGCCATGGTGAAAATGTAGACGACATAGTACATAGCAACATTACCACCGAGCAGTTGCTGCCACACCTGCACACTGACGCCACACATGGTGCGCATCCAAATCTTGGGTCCAAACAGAGCCAGGAAAGTCACGTCCTTTGCCTCACGGGCGATACGCACAGCCTCCTGCACTTCCTCCCATTCGACCTGCACGACGGGGTCGTTACGATCGCCTTTACCGTGCAGCAACGCTAGCGTGTCCAGACTCTCTTCCCACCTTTCCTTGCTAGCCAGCCAACGGGGCGACTCCGGGAAAAACGGGAGGGCCAACAGCAAAATGAGACCGGGGACGGCTTGGATGCCCCAAGCGACGCGGAATGAGGCTGGGCCCTCGATACCCTTTCCACAGCCGTAGGAAATCAGATACATGATCAGAATACCCCATTCGATAGCCCATTGCTGGATACCGACGATGCGACCACGGATGCGAGCGGGAGCCAATTCTGCAAGATACACACAGACCTGGGAGGAAGTGATACCGACTATTGAGATTGGTTAATCTGAGAAGGTGCTAAGAAGGGGGATATCGTATGTACGGACCAGAAAGACCGCTGACGACACGTCCGACAACCAGATGCGCGACGTTCTGTGCGCTAAGCTGAAGGACGGCACCAATAATCCAGATCACACTCGCGATCATAAGGGACATCCGACGACCCACGATATCAGAGACCCAACCAGCAGCGATGGCGCCAGCGAAAGAACCCGCGGACATGGAAGCAGTGATCTAAGCGAACAATACGTCAGCCTTCGCGAATTATTCAAGCGGCGTGAGAGGAGATTATACATACACCACCTTGTAAGTTGGAGTCGGGGCTGTTAAAATAGTCGAGATACTGCTTCGTGCCAATCCAGGCACTCATAGAACTGTTCTCTCGAGTCAGAATCAGCTTGAGGGGAGAGTAACATCGCGATGCTTCTTTACCTAACATCAAAACCGAAAAGGGCACCGCCAATGGTGCCAAATGCGGCGAGCACTATGACAGTCAGCTATCTCGCGTTGATCAGCCACCTAGGGTCTCCTAGCATACCATATATGTTTGTAATCCGATACATCTTGGCCAGTAACTAAACTCCAGAATTAGCGGCCACGTTGGGTTCGTCCGAAAGATCTTGACCCTGAGAACCCTGGAGAAGCTTTATATAACAGCGACTGCATATGCTGGTATGACTTAAACGGGCGAGACATTGGACCGGCGGGCGACCCGTAAAAAGAAGGGATCAACCGTAGAGGGAATGTGGAGGTCCGGGGACGCCCACGGAGTACTATGGAGAACATGGGGATTCGACAAATCAACGGCGTCATGGTGTGTGGAGTTTTCCAGGGACTCATCCACTCGGTTGATTCCAAACGGAGATTTTCCCTCTTGGTGAGCTGCGATTTCGGATGAATGGCTATTTAACCGAGACACACGATGCATCTTAAATCGCCAATGGATGGCATGACGAGACATGGAATTAATGTGACCAGTTTTCGTAGGGGGcacattcttcttcctgcgtCACCGTCTCGGAGGCCTTTTCGTAGGCCTACTAAATACGACGTCACAGCTCGTATCCCGTTCGGAATCTTGGCTCGTCCCCCAACGCCGCCGAGGGTGACCCGAGTCCTTCTGGCAAATCGATCTATTGGTCATGACGCTGAATAGACTCCGATGAACTGGACTCGGTTAACCGGGAAAAACGCCACTCGGCTAGGTAATATCGCGCTCAGAATTCATGCGTGAAGGAGCTTGTTGAAAGAGTTGCCGATTTCACATGAGCAGAAGCGTGCCTAGAATAATATGATAGCAATCTAATCTGGCGTGATTCAACCGACACGGTGTAAAGAATCTGGGGTATTGACCCAGAAAGTCCGGAGTCCAGGTCGGCAattatttttctctccacaTTTGGTCTTGTCGGCCCGCCTTGGTCACGGGCTAAGTACGGTGTATTACGGAGTAATTCTTACACTGTTAACTTGTTTCTGCCGACAGAATAGTTTACTTGAATCTGCTGAAATTACTTATTCGGTCTGCTTAATCTACTTGATCTGCTTAGTCTACCCAGTCTGGCTAAACTGTGGTCTACGTGGTCTGCTTCGTCTACTTCTTTACTAGGTAGTATACTTGGTCTAATTACACTAATTACATAGTCACATGACTGTGAGCTACTGATGAATCATCAGCATTGGCCTAGTACTGACTAATCCCAAGGCGGCCAGCTGAGCGGTGAAAGGGCTTGACGGGGAAAAAGGTGAAAAAACGAATTAATGCATGTTGGTCGCATTGGCTTGCCGTAGGTGAAGTGTCACgaatctccctccccctcttttCACCTGCAACAATGGGCCCATGGccaacatcaccaacatcACTAATACTTTGAACACCAACGGTCGCTCTTGTTATGCTCTTTGTGTTCTACTGTATTATGACAGAAAACATCATGTCAGTCACTCACATTCCTAGCATGGCAATGATTGGCAGATGAAAAGGAGCTCGAGTCCGACATCAGGCGGCTGAACATCACATGCTTAATATACGAGCGAGATTAGATTGACCACCAGACAATGCGATTCTCCCGACTTGGTACTGGAAGTACCTCCCGAAAGTCGCCCCTATTATTGGCTGGATTTCACCCGTGGTTGACGGGTGGCTTCGCCTACATACTCTTTTGTGACCCCAGCACCCAAGCTAGCGAAAGCTTCGGTAACTCTGTCAGAAAGTCTCTGGCAACTGTTGAGCATCTTTGTCATACTCTCCTACGCCGGATAACGTCCGATACCGCTTAGACAGCCGCACGACATGGCTCTGTTAATTCTTTTGTGGTATACTTGAAGCTACGCTCGCGTCAGTCCAAATACCCGTCTACTGAGCGACAGCCCCTGTCTACTTCACCTGTGGCTTAGCTTCCAATCGTCAACATTCGCGCATAACCGGTGGACCTTTGCGGAGAGTTATTCCTTCGTTTCGCTGCCAGGTTAAAACACTCCAGCGGGGACCTAAATTCATACCGACCATCCCTCTGCGCAAATTATATTGTTGAATCACTTCAAAGGATTTCCAATGCGCACATCGCATGGGAACACTCATATATGGTTCTTTAACCTGGTACTAATAGGTATAGGTGttgtctgtttctcttttgcgAACGAAATATCGTCATGTCTTTTTAGCCTacccaatcccaatctcaACACCTCACATCCCAAACTGAACAACCACCCGCCGAAAACACCCCTTCGACTCAGCCGGATAACATTGATACCCAATAACTCTGGAAAACCTGCCAGAATGTGGTCACTGTACCGACACAAGGATTCTTAGGCAACGTGTGTTTGGCATCAGTCCACCAGGTAGTCATTATGGCTATGAGGAGCAGCAAAATGGCGTGCTTTGGAACTGTTCATTTGAACATGCCTGACGATGCGATGGGCATCATGGGAAGTTGAGTTCATCAACACTTGGCAGGACAAGTCGGCATGAAAGGCATCGACCACACTTTCGAGCCTTGCATTATCAGGGTACCCGGACAAGTTGAGAGCCTGGCAGACGTGCCGCTCCATTGTTCCATATTGATAATCCTTGTGGTATTCTACTGCTGCGTAATGACTCGGGCAGGATCATAAATTGATCTGTCCAACCGATTGATGAGTGATAGGTAGGCGTGTCTATCATGTACTTTGGTGGGTTTTAACAGCAGATGACCACATGGAGATCACCATCAACAGTTTAGTAAAAGTGTTCTTGCGATAGCCAGAGGAAAATGGCGAGCCCAGCATGAATTTCCACGACATCAGTTGCTCGGGGCGGACTTCCGCCTGGCCCCAAAGAACGGCCACATCCGTCAGCGCTATTGAAACGGTCAGTAGAGTTAACGATAGAGCCCTTTTGGTCCTTTTGATATAAAGCTCGTCCGTAGTCGATCTACAGGTCCAGAtctttggtttttttttttcttttttcttttttttttccaccTCTACCGCTTTTTGAAATACTCAGTCTTGGCTAGAGTTGGAGGGAAGTCCTCTTTCTTTGGTGTACACATAGGGTATGTTTTGTGGAAATAAGTAGATATCTTGAAACGCGGTCAGATCGAACGACTACAAACTAAAGAAGCCTATGCACCACTCGGACGTATGAAATGCCAGACCTTGCATCACGACATGTCAATCAGCGCCAAATTAGGAAAAAGCGATAACGCGTCCATCCTGTCCGCTGATACCCGAAATGGCGCTAAGGCGGCCAATGCCATAGATGACAATGATAACAAATGGCTGTCAAGATGATGCGATAGGCGCTCTCAATGATACCTGATCCACTTCCACAATGCGTGGGTTGAATCTTGCAGGCTTGTCTTCAAAGTTCTTATCTGGGGTAAATTAAACTACTCCTCCAGGGATTATCGTGATGTCACTATTGGCTCTCGACCCGTTCCGGTCTCTACCACGAATCTGTCGATTCCCATGGTTCCTTGGTCCTACATCCAGGCTTGACATGCCTACTTGTATGACTTCTGGTTCCGTTTGCAGATCTCAATTCCAGGGTTCCCCGCGATTCCATGAACTCTATCACAGACAACGTGGCCGGATGGACGCAAGGGATACAGAAGGAGTCTGGTCATCCATGGCTACACCGAACGCCATCTGGGCGGCGTGTTCCCCAGATTACTTGCGATTAGGCCAGCAAAATATGGAAAGAACTCGCTGAACATGTAACCTTGATCGAAGCTCAGGCCGCCACCCAAGCGACTTCCCATCGCTCGTTCAGTAATCGTCGCTGCTTGAATTACCACGCAGGTTACACTCTGTATCACGAAGGATGGCTCAGTGGTACATTCGATATCTGTCGATGCATTAGGGGCTAGTGATAAGGCTTCTTGCAGATGTGCAATTGGCGGAAGCGCACTTATCAACCGTCAGCCAAATGGTCTGACCACGCGGTGATACGCATTTCCAGAAACCTTCCCAACTTAGTGTATCGCCCATATGCAGGTTGCATTGCGGTCAGTACTAAGGGTTGGGAAAGGCTATTTGCGAGTGGTCCAGGCAAAGATAAAGCTGATGTCTTATCTGTCCTAAATAACCCGCTATTTTTGGTTCCTACAAAAGGGTATGGTAGCATTAGCCACTGATTGTCGTTCATACTTCTATATTAATGACCTCCCGGTCGCCTTGTTTCTCTGGCTCGATACTTTCCGCCCGAGTTtacctttccttccctccctcccttcaCTATGAGCGAATCCATCATCCCTCCGCGCAATTCGTCAGGGAGTATGAAAAAGACCATCCAGCCCACTGCCGATTGGGCGGTTGACATCGATCATGGCGCGGAAACCGATCTCCAGCGGACGCTATCCACCCGCCACATCACCATGATTGCCCTAGGGTCATCGATTGGCATGGGATTATGGCTAGGCAGTGGAACATCCCTAGCAAATGGTGGTCCAGCGGCCATCTTTATCGGTTATCTCTTGAGCGGTACCATGATCTGGTCGGTCAGCCATTCCATCGGCGAAATGGCCGTAATGTATCCTCTGCCTTCGGCATTCATTCAATGGACCTCGATCTTTGTTGACCCGGCAGCCGGGTTTGCCTTAGGATGGGCATACTGGTTCTCATACTGGATCACCATCGCCAACGAGTTACAAGTATGTTCACCATAGATGACTCTCGAGTTCCCAGAACCTGACCACCATAGGGTGTCGTGACTGTTCTCAATTTCTGGACCGACAAGGTGCCCACGGCAGCCTGGATCActatcttctgggtcgtgaTTATTCTTATCAACGTGTGGGCTGTCAAGTTCTTTGGAGAAGTGGAAGTTGTTTCATCTTCGATCAAATTCGGGTGGATTATCATTGTTATTATCTCCCTGATTGGTGAGAAACTGGCACGaatatcttcctttcccgctCGACTAACATGTCGCAGTCGTATCTGCAGGAGGCGCCCCTGCTGAGGGCCCTATCGGCTTTCGGTATTGGAACTCGTACGCCTTCACGAACGGATTTAAAGGCTTCCTCAGTGTCATGCCCACTTGTATCTTTGCCATGTCTGGATCCGAAAACTGCGCTCTGGTTGCAGCCGAAACCTCCAACCCCAGAAGAGCTGTCCCCAAGGCTGTGGGATCGATCTGGCTGCGTCTTTCCTTATTTTATATCCTAGGCTCCCTCATGATCACTATTACGGTTGACCCAAAGGACAACAATCTCTTCGGCGCTTCGGGAGTCAACGCCTCGCCATTTGTCATTGCCTATCGCAACGCGGGTCTCGAGCCTTTGGCCCATATAATGAACGCCGTAGTTTTCATCTCGGTCGTGTCCACGGGAAGTATCTCTGGATATGCCGGGTCCCGTGCTCTTATGGGGCTGGCCCATGTGAAGATGGCGCCCAAGGTAAGTGACGTATACTCAGAAACGCTGgtcagatgaagatggcta
This window of the Aspergillus oryzae RIB40 DNA, chromosome 8 genome carries:
- a CDS encoding putative MFS glucose transporter (predicted transporter (major facilitator superfamily)) is translated as MTPLICRIPMFSIVLLLAAFGTIGGALFGFDVSSMSAWIGTKQYLDYFNSPDSNLQGGITASMSAGSFAGAIAAGWVSDIVGRRMSLMIASVIWIIGAVLQLSAQNVAHLVVGRVVSGLSVGITSSQVCVYLAELAPARIRGRIVGIQQWAIEWGILIMYLISYGCGKGIEGPASFRVAWGIQAVPGLILLLALPFFPESPRWLASKERWEESLDTLALLHGKGDRNDPVVQVEWEEVQEAVRIAREAKDVTFLALFGPKIWMRTMCGVSVQVWQQLLGGNVAMYYVVYIFTMAGMDNNATLYSSAIQYVIFLVTTGVVLPYIDRIGRRFLLLSGAITCMILHYAIAGVMASYGNPVDQIDGNENLRWEIKGAPGKAVIALSYIFVGVYGLTWAPAAWIYASEVFPLKYRAKGVGLSAAGNWIFNFALAYFVAPAFTNIKWKTYIIFGVFCTVMTFHVFFMYPETARRSLEEIDIMFESNVKPWQSSKLQDKFGEEIARRQQSVSEEKAADASHKEVA
- a CDS encoding putative amino acid transporter (amino acid transporters), whose amino-acid sequence is MSESIIPPRNSSGSMKKTIQPTADWAVDIDHGAETDLQRTLSTRHITMIALGSSIGMGLWLGSGTSLANGGPAAIFIGYLLSGTMIWSVSHSIGEMAVMYPLPSAFIQWTSIFVDPAAGFALGWAYWFSYWITIANELQGVVTVLNFWTDKVPTAAWITIFWVVIILINVWAVKFFGEVEVVSSSIKFGWIIIVIISLIVVSAGGAPAEGPIGFRYWNSYAFTNGFKGFLSVMPTCIFAMSGSENCALVAAETSNPRRAVPKAVGSIWLRLSLFYILGSLMITITVDPKDNNLFGASGVNASPFVIAYRNAGLEPLAHIMNAVVFISVVSTGSISGYAGSRALMGLAHVKMAPKIFGKADKVGRPLAGLFITLLIGGGLGYLNVNNSGEEVFTWFSNLTSLFTLFGWGMICLSHLRMRYAWKVQGRDVSDLPWKSWTFPYAAIWGLGWCILLIIAEFYLSVWPLGGQTTAKNFFANYVSVVAIVVIYIGAKIYYRGPFWVDSRTIDLDSLRRFYVKTGDEESVEDKPGAMGHVSKAVRFLFN